The Misgurnus anguillicaudatus chromosome 21, ASM2758022v2, whole genome shotgun sequence genome includes a window with the following:
- the LOC129437969 gene encoding uncharacterized protein isoform X1 encodes MSKKASSKWHYQPVAEFDDFTLARKREYWRSKKREQRARKSSARKDIRNENPGLCKQTISMSTAIDEDFSETPKVSSDPSLHNCDVLCKLDDVVTAKNSFSSGLFISESNVGCQTERCFQRNKLDHVLPQIPEASTIFLSSNKKVVRDPITESSIINGTMVDQSESLYLTCHSLAMANSTLSHRTGALNSIVAPSYNNQNKPQIKNVLPLQPLTMEQDFVGSKSPMTSRKTCAFASDRNPSRAETIRMGMTEEEMAAKRRENWRIKKREQRAKPAMNRERSLGQVQSSHTGIAYSSSPVNGFKALRGIKHKSVKSFSLSQGSQGKKIKESRASVAINTTQFVWATKPNVTQTINKHKGQKPKFPYSPKKCHQKSLLGVTKVKSAEDRHAKQKEYWRIKKREQRARLSAEGKTQLKERDAFKHCAEHYRSFDHTCEVQAGIQKAIQSTEETFASSSETIGDFIKDDGTVSSSNTFEASLATTYEFPNVKCIEKVQFQIQVSSPLYQDAPSVLKSGVQNNFSTDFLSSDQKSIGHHFSNTSKVKCKLASDTVMDSMTLTIQSESLTEEKRIARMREYWRVKKREQRASRASRVSHGLCKSNVSVVKQTEQNHSSTKGCPSIMPSHSVNPSANTRVCDTSTIAPLPKATIKQEQICPSIQAVFSLSEMYPFVNVKQQNTSSAYTLNETAEADHNANSLQAVASMKKLLEESFITVEDRKDRNEPVTFKTESDLLSEDIAPSAQNISLQCDISNANHKKDFRLSPSLYHSPSWTLDSSSKYTIHHESHNLIKGSAQPLSRDNQNICDNRINPKQRWPSQTMQERQLGKNCKLQQKREYWRLMKRQQRARKAKARQGSKDAALQNLGSQPEQIRDSRSQNHHSPSDGSQRFPCSTDVSSNVVYTTGTEPSTLLLRRIIPTQHHSKERSLLPADDQQGETYQAPQEKPWQRQLSDTSQVMQPLSQDAATYKQIPMQNKTKMFAKPTGHQIQPAGLFIGKSTPNPEEDPDEVIHRRRMHWRIKKQEQRARKAVRDSELRRMMANDLGRVPLQSVLHQDFASQSQDTTSVSCVGLSRKPEDQLGDIAEETGLQDEGVTVTQEEWRRVYLMDSDPINPLLVCMVCGEQEYSLSIQGVMSHIEEVHPHTLSLGEQERQDILAAWDKQVAIRECFITNQLQQQSRDFTDLRSNCLAEIEVKIEADD; translated from the exons ATGTCTAAGAAGGCTTCTTCTAAATGGCATTATCAGCCAGTAGCAGAGTTTGATGATTTCACTCTTGCCCGCAAAAGGGAATATTGGAGGAGCAAGAAAAGAGAACAGAGAGCAAGAAAGTCATCAGCCAGAAAAGACATCAGAAATGAAAATCCAGGTttgtgtaaacaaacaattagcATGTCCACTGCTATTGATGAAGATTTCTCAGAAACTCCTAAAGTGAGCAGTGACCCTTCTCTTCATAACTGTGATGTTTTGTGCAAGTTGGATGATGTGGTTACTGCTAAAAACTCCTTCAGCTCAGGTCTTTTTATATCGGAGAGTAATGTGGGATGCCAGACAGAAAGATGTTTTCAGAGGAATAAACTTGATCATGTCTTACCTCAGATTCCAGAAGCAAGCACCATTTTCTTGAGTAGCAATAAAAAAGTAGTGAGGGACCCAATTACAGAGTCATCAATTATAAATGGAACCATGGTCGACCAGAGTGAGTCTCTCTACTTGACATGCCATTCATTGGCTATGGCAAACAGCACGCTATCTCATAGAACAGGTGCCTTAAATAGCATTGTTGCACCATCATACAACAACCAGAATAAGCCTcagataaaaaatgttttaccacTCCAACCTTTGACCATGGAGCAGGATTTTGTTGGCAGCAAAAGTCCCATGACTAGTAGAAAAACATGTGCCTTTGCCTCAGACCGCAACCCCAGCAGAGCTGAAACCATTAGAATGGGAATGACTGAAGAAGAGATGGCTGCTAAACGTAGGGAGAACTGGCGCATTAAAAAACGGGAGCAGAGAGCAAAGCCTGCTATGAACAGAGAACGGAGTCTTGGACAAGTCCAGTCTTCACATACTGGCATAGCATATTCTTCATCTCCAGTTAACGGTTTTAAGGCCTTGAGAGGAATCAAGCACAAATCAGTAAAATCTTTTTCCCTCAGTCAGGGATCACAGGGGAAAAAAATTAAGGAATCTCGGGCATCAGTTGCAATTAACACAACACAATTTGTATGGGCCACAAAACCAAATGTTACCCAAACAATTAACAAACATAAAGGGCAGAAGCCAAAATTTCCATACAGTCCAAAGAAGTGCCATCAGAAGTCTCTACTTGGTGTTACCAAAGTTAAGTCTGCTGAGGATAGGCATGCTAAGCAGAAGGAGTACTGGCGAATCAAAAAGCGTGAACAGAGAGCAAGACTGTCTGCAGAGGGGAAAACCCAACTGAAAGAACGTGATGCATTTAAGCATTGTGCTGAACACTACCGCAGTTTTGATCATACATGTGAAGTTCAAGCAGGGATCCAAAAAGCTATCCAGTCCACAGAAGAAACATTTGCAAGTTCCTCTGAAACCATTGGTGATTTTATCAAAGATGATGGTACGGTCTCCAGTTCAAATACTTTTGAGGCCTCTCTAGCTACAACTTATGAGTTTCCGAATGTGAAATGCATTGAAAAGGTACAATTTCAGATTCAAGTCAGTTCGCCTTTATATCAAGATGCTCCATCCGTTCTAAAGTCTGGAGTTCAAAACAACTTTTCCACTGACTTTTTAAGTTCTGATCAAAAGTCAATTGGACACCACTTTTCAAACACCTCCAAGGTAAAATGTAAGTTAGCCAGTGATACAGTTATGGACAGTATGACACTGACCATCCAGTCTGAAAGCCTGACTGAAGAGAAGAGAATTGCACGCATGAGGGAATACTGGAGAGTAAAGAAACGAGAGCAGAGGGCAAGTCGGGCTTCTCGGGTCAGCCACGGTCTGTGCAAGTCAAACGTTTCAGTGGTGAAGCAGACCGAACAAAACCACAGCTCAACCAAAGGTTGCCCTTCAATTATGCCTTCACACAGTGTTAATCCATCTGCTAATACAAGAGTTTGTGACACCTCAACCATTGCCCCACTTCCTAAGGCCACCATAAAACAAGAGCAGATCTGTCCCTCCATACAGGCTGTGTTTTCTCTCTCAGAAATGTATCcatttgttaatgttaaacAACAAAACACCTCTTCAGCATATACACTTAATGAAACAGCAGAGGCTGACCATAATGCTAACTCTCTTCAGGCTGTAGCTTCCATGAAAAAGCTACTTGAGGAGTCATTTATAACAGTGGAAGACAGAAAAGACAGAAATGAGCCAGTTACCTTTAAAACTGAATCTGACCTTCTTTCTGAAGATATAGCGCCAAGTGCTCAAAACATCTCATTACAGTGTGACATCTCAAATGCAAACCATAAGAAAGACTTCAGATTGAGTCCATCACTGTACCACTCTCCATCTTGGACATTAGATTCATCTTCTAAGTACACCATCCATCATGAGTCTCATAACTTAATCAAAGGGTCTGCACAGCCTTTGAGCAGAGACAACCAGAACATTTGTGATAATAGAATAAATCCCAAGCAACGCTGGCCTTCACAGACCATGCAAGAACGGCAGCTTGGTAAGAACTGCAAGCTTCAACAAAAGAGAGAGTATTGGCGGTTAATGAAGCGACAACAGCGAGCCAGAAAAGCCAAAGCAAGACAGGGCAGCAAAGATGCAGCTCTTCAAAATTTGGGTTCACAG CCAGAACAGATAAGAGATAGCAGAAGTCAGAATCATCATTCACCTTCTGATGGATCACAAAGGTTCCCATGCTCTACTGATGTCTccagtaatgttgtttatacaACTGGCACTGAACCTTCAACTTTACTATTGAGGCGTATCATCCCTACCCAACATCATTCGAAGGAAAGAAGTCTGCTGCCAGCAGACGACCAGCAGGGTGAGACTTACCAGGCGCCTCAGGAAAAACCATGGCAAAGGCAATTGTCAGACACTTCACAAGTCATGCAGCCCTTATCGCAGGACGCTGCCACCTACAAACAAATTCCCATgcagaataaaacaaaaatgtttgcaAAGCCTACAGGTCATCAGATACAGCCAGCAGGTCTGTTCATTGGTAAATCAACTCCAAATCCAGAAGAAGATCCGGATGAGGTTATACATAGGAGGCGCATGCACTGGAGGATCAAGAAACAAGAGCAAAGAGCTAGAAAAGCGGTACGTGACAGTGAGCTTCGACGCATGATGGCCAATGACCTGGGTCGTGTGCCACTACAAAGTGTCTTGCATCAAGACTTCGCTTCACAG AGTCAGGATACCACCAGTGTCTCATGTGTAGGTCTGAG CAGAAAACCAGAGGACCAATTAGGCGACATTGCTGAAGAAACTGGTCTACAAG ATGAGGGAGTAACTGTAACACAGGAAGAATGGAGACGTGTCTACCTCATGGACTCCGACCCGATCAACCCACTGTTGGTGTGTATGGTTTGTGGAGAGCAAGAGTATTCCCTGAGTATACAAGGGGTCATGTCTCACATAGAGGAGGTACACCCCCATACACTCTCATTGGGAGAACAGGAGCGTCAGGACATTCTTGCAGCCTGGGACAAACAAGTGGCCATCCGAGAGTGCTTCATCACCAACCAGCTTCAACAGCAGAGCAGAGATTTCACAG ATCTGAGATCCAACTGCCTGGCTGAGATTGAAGTGAAGATTGAGGCTGACGATTGA
- the LOC129437969 gene encoding uncharacterized protein isoform X2, whose translation MISLLPAKGNIGGARKENREQESHQPEKTSEMKIQIPEASTIFLSSNKKVVRDPITESSIINGTMVDQSESLYLTCHSLAMANSTLSHRTGALNSIVAPSYNNQNKPQIKNVLPLQPLTMEQDFVGSKSPMTSRKTCAFASDRNPSRAETIRMGMTEEEMAAKRRENWRIKKREQRAKPAMNRERSLGQVQSSHTGIAYSSSPVNGFKALRGIKHKSVKSFSLSQGSQGKKIKESRASVAINTTQFVWATKPNVTQTINKHKGQKPKFPYSPKKCHQKSLLGVTKVKSAEDRHAKQKEYWRIKKREQRARLSAEGKTQLKERDAFKHCAEHYRSFDHTCEVQAGIQKAIQSTEETFASSSETIGDFIKDDGTVSSSNTFEASLATTYEFPNVKCIEKVQFQIQVSSPLYQDAPSVLKSGVQNNFSTDFLSSDQKSIGHHFSNTSKVKCKLASDTVMDSMTLTIQSESLTEEKRIARMREYWRVKKREQRASRASRVSHGLCKSNVSVVKQTEQNHSSTKGCPSIMPSHSVNPSANTRVCDTSTIAPLPKATIKQEQICPSIQAVFSLSEMYPFVNVKQQNTSSAYTLNETAEADHNANSLQAVASMKKLLEESFITVEDRKDRNEPVTFKTESDLLSEDIAPSAQNISLQCDISNANHKKDFRLSPSLYHSPSWTLDSSSKYTIHHESHNLIKGSAQPLSRDNQNICDNRINPKQRWPSQTMQERQLGKNCKLQQKREYWRLMKRQQRARKAKARQGSKDAALQNLGSQPEQIRDSRSQNHHSPSDGSQRFPCSTDVSSNVVYTTGTEPSTLLLRRIIPTQHHSKERSLLPADDQQGETYQAPQEKPWQRQLSDTSQVMQPLSQDAATYKQIPMQNKTKMFAKPTGHQIQPAGLFIGKSTPNPEEDPDEVIHRRRMHWRIKKQEQRARKAVRDSELRRMMANDLGRVPLQSVLHQDFASQSQDTTSVSCVGLSRKPEDQLGDIAEETGLQDEGVTVTQEEWRRVYLMDSDPINPLLVCMVCGEQEYSLSIQGVMSHIEEVHPHTLSLGEQERQDILAAWDKQVAIRECFITNQLQQQSRDFTDLRSNCLAEIEVKIEADD comes from the exons ATGATTTCACTCTTGCCCGCAAAAGGGAATATTGGAGGAGCAAGAAAAGAGAACAGAGAGCAAGAAAGTCATCAGCCAGAAAAGACATCAGAAATGAAAATCCAG ATTCCAGAAGCAAGCACCATTTTCTTGAGTAGCAATAAAAAAGTAGTGAGGGACCCAATTACAGAGTCATCAATTATAAATGGAACCATGGTCGACCAGAGTGAGTCTCTCTACTTGACATGCCATTCATTGGCTATGGCAAACAGCACGCTATCTCATAGAACAGGTGCCTTAAATAGCATTGTTGCACCATCATACAACAACCAGAATAAGCCTcagataaaaaatgttttaccacTCCAACCTTTGACCATGGAGCAGGATTTTGTTGGCAGCAAAAGTCCCATGACTAGTAGAAAAACATGTGCCTTTGCCTCAGACCGCAACCCCAGCAGAGCTGAAACCATTAGAATGGGAATGACTGAAGAAGAGATGGCTGCTAAACGTAGGGAGAACTGGCGCATTAAAAAACGGGAGCAGAGAGCAAAGCCTGCTATGAACAGAGAACGGAGTCTTGGACAAGTCCAGTCTTCACATACTGGCATAGCATATTCTTCATCTCCAGTTAACGGTTTTAAGGCCTTGAGAGGAATCAAGCACAAATCAGTAAAATCTTTTTCCCTCAGTCAGGGATCACAGGGGAAAAAAATTAAGGAATCTCGGGCATCAGTTGCAATTAACACAACACAATTTGTATGGGCCACAAAACCAAATGTTACCCAAACAATTAACAAACATAAAGGGCAGAAGCCAAAATTTCCATACAGTCCAAAGAAGTGCCATCAGAAGTCTCTACTTGGTGTTACCAAAGTTAAGTCTGCTGAGGATAGGCATGCTAAGCAGAAGGAGTACTGGCGAATCAAAAAGCGTGAACAGAGAGCAAGACTGTCTGCAGAGGGGAAAACCCAACTGAAAGAACGTGATGCATTTAAGCATTGTGCTGAACACTACCGCAGTTTTGATCATACATGTGAAGTTCAAGCAGGGATCCAAAAAGCTATCCAGTCCACAGAAGAAACATTTGCAAGTTCCTCTGAAACCATTGGTGATTTTATCAAAGATGATGGTACGGTCTCCAGTTCAAATACTTTTGAGGCCTCTCTAGCTACAACTTATGAGTTTCCGAATGTGAAATGCATTGAAAAGGTACAATTTCAGATTCAAGTCAGTTCGCCTTTATATCAAGATGCTCCATCCGTTCTAAAGTCTGGAGTTCAAAACAACTTTTCCACTGACTTTTTAAGTTCTGATCAAAAGTCAATTGGACACCACTTTTCAAACACCTCCAAGGTAAAATGTAAGTTAGCCAGTGATACAGTTATGGACAGTATGACACTGACCATCCAGTCTGAAAGCCTGACTGAAGAGAAGAGAATTGCACGCATGAGGGAATACTGGAGAGTAAAGAAACGAGAGCAGAGGGCAAGTCGGGCTTCTCGGGTCAGCCACGGTCTGTGCAAGTCAAACGTTTCAGTGGTGAAGCAGACCGAACAAAACCACAGCTCAACCAAAGGTTGCCCTTCAATTATGCCTTCACACAGTGTTAATCCATCTGCTAATACAAGAGTTTGTGACACCTCAACCATTGCCCCACTTCCTAAGGCCACCATAAAACAAGAGCAGATCTGTCCCTCCATACAGGCTGTGTTTTCTCTCTCAGAAATGTATCcatttgttaatgttaaacAACAAAACACCTCTTCAGCATATACACTTAATGAAACAGCAGAGGCTGACCATAATGCTAACTCTCTTCAGGCTGTAGCTTCCATGAAAAAGCTACTTGAGGAGTCATTTATAACAGTGGAAGACAGAAAAGACAGAAATGAGCCAGTTACCTTTAAAACTGAATCTGACCTTCTTTCTGAAGATATAGCGCCAAGTGCTCAAAACATCTCATTACAGTGTGACATCTCAAATGCAAACCATAAGAAAGACTTCAGATTGAGTCCATCACTGTACCACTCTCCATCTTGGACATTAGATTCATCTTCTAAGTACACCATCCATCATGAGTCTCATAACTTAATCAAAGGGTCTGCACAGCCTTTGAGCAGAGACAACCAGAACATTTGTGATAATAGAATAAATCCCAAGCAACGCTGGCCTTCACAGACCATGCAAGAACGGCAGCTTGGTAAGAACTGCAAGCTTCAACAAAAGAGAGAGTATTGGCGGTTAATGAAGCGACAACAGCGAGCCAGAAAAGCCAAAGCAAGACAGGGCAGCAAAGATGCAGCTCTTCAAAATTTGGGTTCACAG CCAGAACAGATAAGAGATAGCAGAAGTCAGAATCATCATTCACCTTCTGATGGATCACAAAGGTTCCCATGCTCTACTGATGTCTccagtaatgttgtttatacaACTGGCACTGAACCTTCAACTTTACTATTGAGGCGTATCATCCCTACCCAACATCATTCGAAGGAAAGAAGTCTGCTGCCAGCAGACGACCAGCAGGGTGAGACTTACCAGGCGCCTCAGGAAAAACCATGGCAAAGGCAATTGTCAGACACTTCACAAGTCATGCAGCCCTTATCGCAGGACGCTGCCACCTACAAACAAATTCCCATgcagaataaaacaaaaatgtttgcaAAGCCTACAGGTCATCAGATACAGCCAGCAGGTCTGTTCATTGGTAAATCAACTCCAAATCCAGAAGAAGATCCGGATGAGGTTATACATAGGAGGCGCATGCACTGGAGGATCAAGAAACAAGAGCAAAGAGCTAGAAAAGCGGTACGTGACAGTGAGCTTCGACGCATGATGGCCAATGACCTGGGTCGTGTGCCACTACAAAGTGTCTTGCATCAAGACTTCGCTTCACAG AGTCAGGATACCACCAGTGTCTCATGTGTAGGTCTGAG CAGAAAACCAGAGGACCAATTAGGCGACATTGCTGAAGAAACTGGTCTACAAG ATGAGGGAGTAACTGTAACACAGGAAGAATGGAGACGTGTCTACCTCATGGACTCCGACCCGATCAACCCACTGTTGGTGTGTATGGTTTGTGGAGAGCAAGAGTATTCCCTGAGTATACAAGGGGTCATGTCTCACATAGAGGAGGTACACCCCCATACACTCTCATTGGGAGAACAGGAGCGTCAGGACATTCTTGCAGCCTGGGACAAACAAGTGGCCATCCGAGAGTGCTTCATCACCAACCAGCTTCAACAGCAGAGCAGAGATTTCACAG ATCTGAGATCCAACTGCCTGGCTGAGATTGAAGTGAAGATTGAGGCTGACGATTGA
- the ecsit gene encoding evolutionarily conserved signaling intermediate in Toll pathway, mitochondrial, which yields MNVCRHLLRIQCVGCFSRFLTPAQRVKLHPHQQTHALQQNYGQALRSFYYSSGRSTSQKELKKAAECETQNKDRTLVTHEDVFERIAKHSKTKASFNKVVDVFNKNDIRRRGHVEFIYAALKKMPEFGVEGDITVYNKLLDVFPKEVFVPRNFIQRMFNHYPRQQECGVQLLEQMENNGVMPNVETKILLAQIFGEKSHPMRKYQRIMYWFPKFKHTNPYPIPHVLPCDPVDLARFSLTRIASDPDAKITIYQYPSTDITETGEEALRPYIIGIQGPEQRSLLAKHNPCRPVFVEGPFPLWLRKTCVHYYLLRADPVPPEEKVEEEFDHELIGPEQSLFYPQRVELDLERDMGDDDSFDVDDVEEGPVYAMCMAGQGDQATLAQWISGLQETCPILGQIPTVFRLDSGSRELLTSSDAQQSPKQGPEPGSETDHIIEDEVLHSQRVKQ from the exons ATGAACGTCTGTCGTCATCTGTTACGGATCCAGTGTGTTGGGTGCTTTTCACGTTTCTTGACACCTGCCCAGAGAGTGAAACTGCACCCCCACCAGCAGACCCATGCACTACAACAAAACTATGGCCAG gcGCTGAGGTCATTTTATTACAGTTCAGGACGTTCCACGAGTCAAAAGGAGCTTAAAAAGGCAGCAGAATgtgagacacaaaataaagacagaactTTGGTCACACATGAAGATGTTTTCGAACGCATTGCTAAACACTCAAAAACCAAAGCCAGTTTCAACAAGGTTGTGGATGTTTTTAACAAGAATGACATTCGACGGCGGGGCCATGTGGAGTTTATTTATGCTGCCCTTAAGAAGATGCCAGAGTTTGGAGTAGAAGGAGACATTACTGTTTACAACAAACTGCTAGATGTGTTTCCCAAAGAAGTGTTTGTACCAAGGAACTTTATACAAAGGATGTTTAACCACTATCCAAGGCAGCAAGAGTGTGGAGTCCAGCTGCTGGAGCAGATGGAGAATAATG GTGTCATGCCCAATGTAGAGACCAAGATTTTACTGGCTCAGATATTTGGGGAGAAGAGCCATCCGATGAGAAAGTACCAGCGTATCATGTATTGGTTTCCCAAATTCAAGCACACAAACCCCTACCCCATCCCACATGTACTTCCTTGTGATCCAGTAGACCTTGCTCGATTTAGTCTTACTCGCATTGCCAGCGACCCTGATGCAAAAATAACAATCTATCAG TACCCATCGACGGACATCACGGAAACAGGAGAGGAAGCGTTAAGGCCTTATATTATAG GTATACAAGGTCCAGAGCAGCGCTCTCTTCTGGCCAAACACAATCCTTGCAGGCCTGTGTTTGTAGAAGGCCCATTTCCACTGTGGCTCAGAAAGACTTGTGTTCATTATTACCTGCTAAGGGCAGACCCTGTACCACCTGAGGAAAAG GTGGAAGAAGAATTTGACCACGAGTTGATCGGACCTGAGCAGTCTCTCTTCTACCCTCAGCGAGTGGAGCTTGACTTGGAAAGAGACATGGGTGATGATGACAGTTTTGATGTGGACGATG TGGAAGAGGGGCCAGTTTACGCAATGTGTATGGCAGGTCAGGGTGACCAAGCCACTCTGGCTCAATGGATTTCTGGTCTACAGGAGACCTGTCCCATATTAGGACAGATCCCCACAGTGTTCCGTCTGGATTCTGGATCTAGAGAACTCCTAACCTCCTCAGATGCTCAGCAGAGCCCAAAGCAGGGTCCTGAACCGGGGTCTGAAACAGACCATATTATTGAAGATGAAGTGTTACACTCACAGAGAGTGAAACAGTGA